The sequence AGCGCCTCCAGAGCCCGCTGCATGGGCTCGCGCAACACGTCCCAGATGATCTGAAAGTACACCGCCGCGTGCTCGTGGTCGACGACAGTGCGTTCATGCGTCGGCTCGTCAGCGATGTGGTTACCGCGACCGGCGAGTTCGAGGTGGTCGGGACCGCGCGCGATGGCGAGGACGCGCTCCGACAGGTGCAGGCGCTGTCGCCGGATCTCATCACGCTCGATGTGGACATGCCCGGCCTCGATGGTTTGTCGGCGCTGCGCCGCGTCATGGCCGAGTGCCCGCGCCCGGTGGTGATGTTGAGCGCGGGCGGCAGCGACGGCGGCGCCGAAGCGACCCTGCGCGCGCTCGAGGCCGGTGCGGTGGAGTTTGTCCGCAAGCCGTCGGGGGCCATCAGCCTCGATCTTGAGGTGGTCGGGGAACGCCTGCTCGAGGCGCTGCGGGCGGCCGCGGTTGCCACGCTGCGCGTGCCGCGCCCCGCGTATGCCGCCACGGTGGCCACGCCGACGCCGCGCGCGCCGGCGCCCGCGGTGGTGCAGGCGCCGCGGCAGGTGGTGGTGGTGGCGGCCAGCACCGGTGGGCCAGCTGCTCTCGCGCAGGTGGTCCCGGCGCTCCCCGCATGGCGGGATACGGCTGTCCTGATTGCGCAGCACATGCCGGCGGGCTTCACCGCGAGCTTCGCGCGTCGGTTGCATGCGCAGTCGCAGCTGCGGGTCGAGGAAGCCACCGACGGCGCCCCATGCGAAGCGGGCGTGGCCTATATCGCACCGGGCGGACGCCACCTCCGGGTCGAGCGGAGCGGCGATCGGGTGCGGCTCGCCCTGAGCGACGAGCCGCCGCGCTGGGGCGTGCGACCGGCGGCCGATCCGCTGTTCGCCTCGGTGGCCGAGCACTTCGGCGCCCGCAGTGTGGGCGTGGTCATGACCGGCATGGGCTGCGATGGCGCCGAGGGACTGACGGCGATTCGCCGCGCGGGAGGCGTGGGGATCGTGCAGGAGGCGGCGAGCTGTGTCATCGCCGGGATGCCCGACGCCGCGCGCGCCGCGGCTGGTGCAGACGTGGTGGTGCCGCTCGGGGAACTGGGCGCGGCGATCGCGCGGGCGGTGCAGCAGCTGGCGGCGACCCGATAGCTTCGACGCATGTCCACGCTCGCCTCGATGGCCGCCCGTTTCGCTGAACTCCAGACCGCGCTGGCGACCGCGCAGGCGCGTGCGACGGCCGGCGAACTGGCCGGCGGCGAACGGGACGCGCTCAAGGAGCAGATCATCGCCCTCTACAAGGAGGTCGATGCGGTGGTCGGCGAGGCGCAGGCGCTCAAGGAGCAGGTCAAGACGCTCGCAGGTACGTGGAAGCATCTGGGACCCTCGAGCACCGGTGCCGCCACGACGCTGGCGAACGCCGGGCCGCTGCGGGTGGACCATCTGGGGGCCTCCACGTTCATCGAGAAAGGGTGGTCGAAGCTGTCGCTGGGCGACCCCGTGGGCGCCGAAGCCACGCTGCGGAAGGCGCTCCAGCTGGCTCCCGGCAGTAACGAAGCGGAAACGCTGCTCGGGTGGTCGCTCATGCAGCAGGACCAGCTCGATGCCGCCACGCAGCATTTGCACGCCGTGCTGCTGCGCGACAGCACGCATGCCCTCGCGCGCGCCACATTGGGGGCCGTCTGTCTCAAGCGCGGTGACGCCAACGCGGCCATCGAGCATCTCGGGCAGGCCATTCGGGGCGACCGCGACCGCAAGGCCACGCTCTACGCGCATCTCTATCTCGGGCAGCTCTATCGTGAGCGCGCGATGTACGACGATGCCGAAGGGTTCTTCCACAAGGCGCTCGAGCTCGGACCCAACCTGCTGCAGGCGTGGTATGAACTCGGATGGACCTACTGGCTCGCGGGGCGTCCGGGCGACGCGGTCGCGGCGTGGCGCACGGGCGCCGAGGCCAACAAGTTCAGCCCATGGGGGAAGCGCTGCGCCGAGGTGATCGTCGAGGTGGAGCAGGGCGGCACACCCGCGCTGCGCTGATCCTGGCGCTCGCGGGTGCGTTCGCGGGTGCGCTCGCGGCCGCGCCCGCGTTCGGCCTCGGGCGCATGGTGCCCGCGCTGTCGGCGCAGGCGGCCCCGCCGGTGGGCGACTCCCTCACGCTGCAGGCCGGGCGCTTTTCGCTCGTGGCGTCCCCGCGCGATGACCGGCTCGCGCGCACGTTGCTGCGCGCGGCCCAGGCGCAGGACACGTTTCCCGGGTTGCCGCGGCCACAGGCGCCGGTGCGCATCGAGCTGGCCCGCGACGCCGCCGACTTTCGCGCCCGCACCGCCGGGGCCCCCGAGTGGGGCGCCGCCATCGCGATCCCCGACGAGGGGCGCATCGTCCTCCAGGGGAGCCGCGCCGGCTCCGATGCCGGCGACCCGGTGGTCGTGTTGCGCCACGAGCTGGCGCACCTGGCGCTGCACGAGGCCATGGGCCCGCTGCCGCCCCGCTGGTTCGACGAAGGCTACGCCGGCGTCGCCGCCGGCGAATTCACGCGCGAGCAGGTGTTCGAGACCTCACTGGGGATGGTCTGGCGCACGCTGCCGTCGTTGGACGCACTCGAGGACGGCTTCGCCCACGGCGGCATGGAAGCCGGGTGGAGCTACGCCATCGCCTATCGGGTGGTCAGCGAACTGGAGCAGCTCGGCGGGGCGACCGGGCTGACCCAGTTTTTCGGGTACTGGAAGACGACTGGCTCGTTTGAGAAGGCCGTTCGGCAGGCCTACGGCATGACCGGCGAGGGCTTCGAGCAGCACTGGAAGAAGCAGACCCGGCGCCGGTACGGGGCGCTGTCGGTGGTGACGAATGTCTCGGCGGCCCTGGGGCTCTTCGGCGTCCTGCTGCTCCCGCTCTTCGTGATCAAGCGGCGGCGGGACCAGCGGAAGCTCGAGGCGATGCGGGTGGCCGACGCGGCGCAGGAGGCCCGGGAGCGGGAAAGTGCGTTACAGGCGCTGCTCGACGCCCCGCCCGCGCTTCCGGACCCGGCGCCCTTGCCGGGGCCGGCGGACCTTCGGTATCCTGCGGGATGACCGAAATGGACAAGCCTCGCTCGAAGGCGCTCCTGTACTGGGGCGCGACGGCCGTCACCCTGCTGGCCGGCTATGCCGACCTGGCGCGCGGCGGCGAGACGATCGCCCCCGTACTGCTCGTGATCGGCTACGTCGTGCTCGTTCCGCTCGCCATCCTCAAGGGCTGAGCGTCCCGCACCCACCGGTGCGAAATCCGGGCCGAGTCGCGCCCGTCAGGTGCGTCGAGCCGTGGCAGCCGGGACAGTCCGCGCCCCTTCGTGACAATCCGATTAATTTGTGCCCTTTCCGGGAACAGCGTCTACCCGCCGATGTAGTTTGGTGCAGGAGCGGTCAGGGCGTGGTGTTCTCGGGCAGTGCGGGCGAATAGCTCAGCTGGTTAGAGCACCTGTCTTACACACAGGGGGTCGGGGGTTCGAATCCCTCTTCGCCCATTCCGCTCTTCGGTAGTTGCATCGGTTGTCCGCAGGTCAGTACTCCCCGTCGGATTCGGCTTGCTCATTGCCGCATCCAACCGCAGTTTCTGCGTTCCCCCAGACCCGCATGGCTACGCACGGCCGCGGGTTGCACGATCCACCCGGCGCGTCCGGGTCCCACGGCTCACGGTGCGGAGGTTACGACATTGATGTCACGGCATATCCAGGCGATCGCCGGGATCGGTTTGGCCCTCGGAGGCACGCTCGTTCCCGCCATGGCGGAAGCGCAGGGCGCGTTCAACCGGGTGCCCGATCCCAATGCGGCGCGAGTGTTCGTCGCCACGTTCCGCTCGACGGAGAAGGGTCTGGGGGTCCAGGCCGCCGACGCGGTACGCAACCGCATGAATTCGGACATCCCGTTCAAGCAGATGTATGTCCTGCCGAAGCAGGACATCGTGTCGTACCTCGAAGCCTCGGGCTTCCCGGTCAACGAAGCGCTTGAGCCGCATGACCAGAAGGCGCTCGCGTCCATCCTGCGCGCCGATGAGTACGTCACCGGCACGATCACGAAGACCGCGACGGGCGTGAAGGTCGATGCCAATCTCGTCCTCGCGCGCGACAACCTGCTCGTGCAGCCGCTGGGCTCGTACGAGGTGAAGGGTGCGGGCGACGCGTCGGCGCCGATCACCAAGGAACTCAAGGAAGCGCGCAAGCAGCTCGATGCGGAAAAGAAGTGCCGCAACGCCGGCCGCGCGCAGAAGTACGACGAGGCCATTGCCGCCGCCAAGGAAGGCGTGACCGCCTATCCGAAGGCCACGCTGGCGCGCCTCTGCTGGGCGCAGGTGCTGATCTCGAAGAAGGCGCCGCCGGCCGAGCAGCTCACGGTCGCGCAGGAAATCCTGAACATCGATCCGCGCAGCCGCTACGCCCTCGAAATCGCGGCGCAGTCGTATCGCGATCTCAACCAGTCGGACTCGGCCGTCGTGACGCTCACGCGTCTCCTCTCGACCGACCCGAAGAACCCGCGCCTCCAGAAGGACGTCGTCGAGGCCCTCACCGTCCTCGCGAACCCGAAGGTCGCCAAGCCGGTCATCGACCAGGCCGTGCAGGACAACCCGGGTGACCCGGACCTGCTCAAGCTTCGCTGGCTGATCCTGCTCGCCACGAAGGACTACAAGGAAGCGATGGCGCAGGGCGACGAGCTCGTGAAGCTCGACACCTCGTTCGCCGACACGACCTACTTCGTGAAGACGACGCTGGCCCTCGCCGCCGACTCGCAGTTCGCCAAGTCGGCCGAAGTGGCCGCCAAGGGGCTCCAGAAGTTCCCGAACCAGCCGGACCTGGTCTACTCGCAGATCGTCGGTCTGCGTAACGCCGGGCAGCTGCAGCCGGCCCTCGAGGCGCTGGACAAGGCCGTCGCCGCCAAGGTGAAGGTCGACAACGCCACCGTCCTCCGCATCACGCTGCTCAAGGACCTCAAGAAGGACGACGAAGTGATCCCGGCCATCAAGGGCGCGATCGCGGCGGGTGACACGTCGAGCAACCTGCGCGTGCTGCTCATGCAGGGCGCCAACGATCTCTACAAGAAGGCGGCCGCCAGCAAGGATCCGGTCGACTTCCAAAATGCGATCGACATGCTCAAGTACGCCGACGGCGTCGTAAGCGGCCAGTTCAAGCCGCAGGCGCAGTTCCTGCTCGGCGCCACCTACGTGCAGTTTGGCCAGACCAAGCTCACGGCGGCGCAGGCGGGCAAGACCTGCCAGCCGGCCAAGGAAGCGAAGGACATGTTCGTCGAGGCGCAGATCCTCCTGCCGAAGGGTGGGTCGTTCGCTCCCGACGCCATGCGCCAGCTGATGGGCGCGGTCATGCAGATGGACGGCCCGGCCGACCAGATGATCAAGGCGTTCTGCAAGTAAGTTCACGCCCCATCCGTGGTTGCGAGGCCCGCCGTCATGCGACGGCGGGCCTCGTCTTTTGTACCGCATCACATCCATGCGAGCGCACGACTAATGCACATTTTCGAGCGCATCAGCCTCGCTTGACGGTGCCTCCTCGCCCTCACTAACATGACGCCTCATGACGCTCCCCTCGACGTGCGCTCAGTGTGCGCACGCGTCGGCGTCGGTGGCATTCCAGAGGCGCCTGATCGTGTCATTCCCCCGCCCGTGAGCCCGGTCCGAACGCTTCCCACAGGGCGTGGCAGCGCCTATCACGTCCCGGTCCTGCTCGCAGAGATCGAGACCCTCCTGGCCGACGCCCACACGCTGCTCGACTGCACGCTCGGCGGCGGGGGGCACACCTCGGCCTTCCTCGACCACGGCGTGCGCGTGACCGGCATCGATCGCGATCCGCGCGCGCTGGCGGCGGCGCGCGAGCGGCTCGCCGAGTTCGAGCGCGCCGGCCAGTTCCGCGCCCTCCTCGGCAACTATGCCGATGTCGCCGCGGCCGGTCTCGCCGAGTCCGAGAAGTTCGATGGCATTCTGCTCGACCTCGGGGTCTCGTCCCATCAGTTCGACGATGCGACGCGCGGCTTCACGTTCCGCGAAGGGGCGCCGCTCGACATGCGCATGGGCACCGATGCCGACATCGACGCCGCTGAGCTGCTGAACACGATCGACGAGGTGGACCTGTCGGCGTTGCTACGCGCCTACGCCGACGAGCCGCGCGCGGCCAAGATGGCGCGCGAGATCACGCGGCGCCGCGCCCGTCGCCCGTTCGCCACGGCCGACGATCTGGTCGATGCGATTCGCGCCGTGCTGGGGCCGCGCAGTGGGGCCCCCGATTTTGCACGGATCTTTCAGGCGGTCCGCATCGCCGTCAACGATGAGCTCTCGGGGCTTGAACGAGCGCTGCCGCAGCTGCGCGACCGGCTCACCCCGGGCGGGGTGCTCGCGATCATCTCGTATCACTCGGGCGAAGATCGCCTGGTGAAGAACGCGTTCCGCGACTGGAGCACGGCGTGCCATTGCCCGCCGCGCCAGATGATCTGCACCTGTCGCGGGGTGCCGCTGGGCGAAACGCTCACCAAGCGCCCCATTCTGGCCACCGAAGAGGAGATCGAGCTCAATACGCGCGCCCGCAGCGCCAAGCTGCGGGCGTGGAGGCTCGCGCGCTGATGGCCGCCCGCTCGCGTGCGCGCAGCGGACGCCTCCGCGTGGCCATCGGGCTCGCGGCGTTCATCGTGGTGACGGCCATCGTGGTGTTCCGTCGCTCCGAGGGGACGCGCGTGGCGCGGCAGATGCGCACGATGGAGAGCGAGCTCCGCGAACTGCGGTCGCGCAAGCTGGCCATCAAGACGCAGCTGCGCGGCGCGACGAGCCGCGCCACCGTCATTCGCGAAGCCGAACGCCGGCTGGGCATGCACGTGGCGAGCGAGGTGCAGACCCGCTCGCTCCCCGAAGCGGGAGCGCGCTGACCGATGACTGCCCCGCGCCCCTCCGACGCGACCACGCCGGCTGGCATTTCGCGGCTGCGTCCGACGGTCGTGCATCTCGGCCTCGTGCTCTTTGGGGCGGCCATCATCGCGAAGGCGGCGCAACTCCAGCTCGTCGAGCATCGCCAGTGGGCGCTGCGGGCAGACGAGCAGCATGTCGCCGACAACGACGTGACCCCACCGCGCGGCCCGATTCTCGACGCCACCGGCAGCGTGCTGGTGGAGTCGCGCGAGGTCGTGCAGCTGGAGATCGCGTCGCATGAGTTGCTCCCCGTTCGCCTCAAAGGCGCCGATGGCGAGCGACGCGTGGTGGATACCCGTGCGGTGGTGAAGCAGGGGCTCAAGGAGCTGGCGGTACCCGACAGCACCATCCGCAAGGTGCTCGCGCGCAAGCGGCAGTGGGTCACGCTGCCGCAGCTCTTCGTGCCGGCCGATCTCAAGCGCTTCGATGGGCTGCCGGGCATCCACCGCCTGCGCCTCATGAATCGCGTGGTCACCGCGCCGGCGGGCATTCGCATGCTCATGGGCGCCATGAAGCCCGATGGCACGCCCAACAGCGGTCTGGAGGCCGAACTCGATCCCTACCTGCGCGGCGAGGAAGGACACGATCAACTCGTGCGGGACGGTCGTGGACGTGGTCTCAGTTCGCCGATGCTGACGCGGGTCGCCGCCCGCCCGGGCTATGCGGTCACGCTGACGATCAATCAGTCGCTCCAGGAGATCACCGAGCAGAAGCTCAAGGCCGCCCTCGATTCCACGGGGGCGAGGGGGGGCGATGTGGTGATCATCGATCCGCGCGACGGTGCGGTGCTCGCCATGGCGGGCTGGCGCGATCGGAAACCGGCGCCGGCGATGACCGCGCTCACCGAAGCCTACGAGCCGGGCTCGGTCATGAAGCCATTCGTCATCGCGCGCATTCTCGACCTCAAGCTGGCGCACGCCGACGAGATGATCAACACGGAGAACGGGCGCGCGATGATTGCCGGGCGCCCGCTCACCGATGAACACCGGGCGCCGCAGATGTCGGTGCGCGATGTCGTGCGTCAGTCGAGCAACATCGGCACGGCCAAGCTGTCCCAGCGTCTGAGCTACGGGCAGCACTATCAGGCGCTCCGGGACTTCGGCTTCGGCACGCCCACCGGGTTGCCGTATCCGGCCGAGTCGCGCGGCATTCTCAAGGTGCCCGCCAAGTGGGGCACGATGACGCAGACGTCGTCGGCGATCGGCTATGAGGTCATGGCGACGCCGATGCAACTTGCCGCCGCGTATACCGCCTTTGCCAACGGCGGCGAGCTGCTGCAACCGGCGCTCGTGCGCGAAATGCGCGACGAGAACGATCGCGTGCTGTACACGCATCAGCGCCGCGTGCTGCGCCGGGCTGTGTCGCCCGAAGGCGCCGAGTTGATGCGCGCCATGCTCAAGAGCGTGGTGGACAGCGGCACGGCGCGCGCGGCCGACATGGCGAGCTTCGACGTGGGTGGCAAATCGGGCACGGCGCGTCGCAAGGACGCGGGTGGCTATCGGGCCGGCGCGTACAACTCGAGCTTTGCCGGCATGTTCCCCATCGAGGACCCGCAGTACGTCGTGGTGGCGCGGCTCATCGACTCCAAGAACGGCTTCTTTGGCGGCACGGTGGCGGGTGGTCTGGTGAGCAACATCCTCAAGGCCGCCATTGCCACGCGCGAGGTCTCGCTCGATCGCGTGGCGCTGGCCAAGGTGCGCAAGGCCATTCCGATGCCGGCGCCCAAGCCGCTCACGCCCGCGCAGCGCCTCGCCATGGAGAAGGACTCGCTGCGGCGCGACTCGCTCAAGGCGCCACCGCCACCCAAGGCGGAGCCCCTCGCGGGGCCGGCCCGTGTGCTGGTGGACCTCACGGTGCCCGCGCGCGTGGAGCGCGTGCGTCCGGAGAACGATCTGCGCCCGGTGCCGTCGGTCTTTGGACTCGATCCGCGTCAGGCGGCGCGGACGCTGTACGCGGCGGGCTTTCAGGTGAGCCTCGCCTCCGGCAAGGCCAATGGACGCGATGTCCGCACCCGACCGGCCGCGGGCGTGCTGGTGCGCGCCGGCAGCACCGTCCAACTGGAGACACTCAAGTGAGTGCGCCGCGGCTGGAGATTCCCGTCGCGCGTGTCATCGATGCGCTGCGCGACGCGGGGCTCTTTGTGTCGCACACGGCGGCACTACCGGCGGTGATCACCGATCTCGTCGACGACAGTCGCAAGGTCGAGCCCGGAGCGGCGTTCATCGCCGTGCGCGGGGCCGCGCAGGATGGCCATGCCTGGCTCCCGAAGGCCCGCGAGTTGGGCGCCAGCATGGCGATCGTGGAAGATGCCGCGGCCGCCGATGCCGCCGGGCTTCCGGCCATCGTCGTGCGGGACGGCCGTCGCGCCGCAGCCGTCGCGGCGGCGGCCGGCTTCGACTGGCCGGCGCGGCAGCTGTTGCTGGTGGGCGTCACCGGCACGAACGGCAAGACGACCACGGTGGGGCTGTTGCGCCACCTGCTCGATGCGCCCGACGCGCCCGCGGCCAGCATCGGCACCCTCGGCGTATTGCTCGGCAGCGCCGGTGAGGAGATGCCCGGCGGTGGTGGACTCACCACGCCCGGACCGGTGGAACTGCAACGGCTGCTGCGCGTGCTGGTCGATCGGGGCGTGCGACGGGTGGCGATGGAAACCTCGTCGCACGCGCTCGATCAGCGACGCGTGGAAGGGCTGGTCTTTGCGGCCGCCGTGTTCACGAATCTCACGCGTGATCATCTCGACTATCACGGCACCATGGAGGCCTATCGCGACGCCAAGCTCCGGCTCGTGGGGCTGCTGGCACGTGATGGCGTGGCCTGCATCAACGCCGACGATCCGGCGTGGCGGGGGATCGAGAACGCGCCGCGCCTCCTGACCTGGGGCTCCGACGCGCAGGCGCAGGTGAGCGCGCGCGATGTGAGCTTCGGCAGCACCGGCAGCCGCTTCCTGCTCGTGGCGCCGACGGGCGCGCACACCGTGGACCTGCCATTGATCGGCGACTTCAACGTGGCCAACGCGCTCGGTGCGGCCGCGGTGGCGCTGGCGCTCGGGATGTCGGTCTCCGAGGTCGCCGACAAGCTGTCGCACGCGCCGCAGGTGCCGGGGCGCCTGGAGCGGCTGCGCACCGCGCCCACCGTGCTGCGCGACTATGCGCACACGCCGGATGCGCTCGAGCGCGCCTTGCTCGCCGTGCGCCCGTTCACGCGCGCGGCCGATGCGGCCAACGACGGGAACGCGGCCCCCAGCCGACTGATCGTGCTCTTTGGCTGCGGCGGCGATCGCGATCGCGGCAAGCGCCCGGAGATGGGGCGCATCGCCGAGCAGCTGGCGGATGTGACGATCGTCACCAGCGACAACCCGCGCACCGAGGATCCGGAGCGCATTCTGGACGACATTGAGGCGGGCATGACGGGGCAGGGGCACCGGCGGATCGCAGATCGCCGCGAGGCCATTGCCGAAGCCCTGCGCCTCGCCCAGCCGCACGATGTGATCGTGCTGGCCGGCAAGGGCCATGAGACGTATCAGATTCGCGGCACCACCTCGTACCCGTTCGATGAACGGGAGATCGTGGCCGAACTGTCGCACACCATTCTTGGAGAATCGGCGTGAGCCGTTACAGCATGGCCGGGACGGCGTATGCCGCCGTGCCGGTGGTGCCGCCCGATGCGGCGCACCCCTATTGGACCTTTGAGCGCGTGGCCGCGGCGCTGGGAACGGGGCCGAGCATGGACGCGCCGCTGGCCGGCGTCTCCACCGATACGCGGAAGATCGGGCGCGGCGATCTGTTCGTCGCCCTGAAAGGCGACCGTTTCGACGCCCACGACTTTCTGGCGCAGGCAAAGGACGCCGGCGCGGCCGGCTTCGTGGTCAGCGACGCCGAGAAGGCCGCCGGGCTCGGGATCCCCACGTACGTGGTGCCCGATACGCTCGTGGCGCTCGGCCAGTTGGCCACGGCGTGGCGGCGCGCCTGGGGGCGCAGTGTGATCGCGGTCGCCGGCTCCAACGGCAAGACGAGCACGAAAGAGCTGCTCAAGGCGGCGCTCGGGCGCACCTTCGTGGTGCACGCCACGGCGGGGAATCTCAACAATCTTATCGGTGTGCCGCTGACGTTGCTCGCGATACCGAGCGACGCCGAGATTGCCGTGGTGGAGCTGGGCACGAACGCGCCGGGCGAGGTGGCCACGCTGCGGGCGATCGCGCGACCGGATGTCGCCGTCCTGACCTCCATCGGCGAAGAGCACCTCGAAGGGTTGGGCGATCTTGCGGGGGTGCTGCGCGAGGAGGCGGATGTCTTTCACGGCGTCACGCTGGCCATCGTGCCGGAGGCCCACCCCGAAGTGCGCCCGCTTGCCGCAGAGCGCGCCAAGGCCGTCGTCGTGGCGGGGCTGACCGGCGATGGCGTGGTGCCGACCGAGTGGGGGCTCGACGAGCAGGGGCGTCCATGGCTCGTGGTGGACGGGCAGCGCTTCGCCTTGCCGCTGCGCGGCGCCCATCAGGCCGCCAATGCGATGTTGGCCATCGCCGCGGCGCAGGCGTGTGGCGTGCCGCTGGCCGATGCCGCAGCGGGCGTGGCGGCGATGCCGGTGCCGAACATGCGCGGCGTGTGGGAGTCGCTCGGGCGCGCGACGCTCATCAACGATGCGTACAACGCCAACCCCGCCAGCATGCGGGCGGCGCTCGATCTGCTCGGGCGCGTCGGCCATGGGCGGCAGCGGGTCGCTATTCTTGGCTCGATGCGCGAGCTTGGAGC is a genomic window of Gemmatimonadaceae bacterium containing:
- a CDS encoding chemotaxis response regulator protein-glutamate methylesterase, with translation RLQSPLHGLAQHVPDDLKVHRRVLVVDDSAFMRRLVSDVVTATGEFEVVGTARDGEDALRQVQALSPDLITLDVDMPGLDGLSALRRVMAECPRPVVMLSAGGSDGGAEATLRALEAGAVEFVRKPSGAISLDLEVVGERLLEALRAAAVATLRVPRPAYAATVATPTPRAPAPAVVQAPRQVVVVAASTGGPAALAQVVPALPAWRDTAVLIAQHMPAGFTASFARRLHAQSQLRVEEATDGAPCEAGVAYIAPGGRHLRVERSGDRVRLALSDEPPRWGVRPAADPLFASVAEHFGARSVGVVMTGMGCDGAEGLTAIRRAGGVGIVQEAASCVIAGMPDAARAAAGADVVVPLGELGAAIARAVQQLAATR
- the rsmH gene encoding 16S rRNA (cytosine(1402)-N(4))-methyltransferase RsmH, coding for MSPVRTLPTGRGSAYHVPVLLAEIETLLADAHTLLDCTLGGGGHTSAFLDHGVRVTGIDRDPRALAAARERLAEFERAGQFRALLGNYADVAAAGLAESEKFDGILLDLGVSSHQFDDATRGFTFREGAPLDMRMGTDADIDAAELLNTIDEVDLSALLRAYADEPRAAKMAREITRRRARRPFATADDLVDAIRAVLGPRSGAPDFARIFQAVRIAVNDELSGLERALPQLRDRLTPGGVLAIISYHSGEDRLVKNAFRDWSTACHCPPRQMICTCRGVPLGETLTKRPILATEEEIELNTRARSAKLRAWRLAR
- a CDS encoding UDP-N-acetylmuramoyl-L-alanyl-D-glutamate--2,6-diaminopimelate ligase; its protein translation is MSAPRLEIPVARVIDALRDAGLFVSHTAALPAVITDLVDDSRKVEPGAAFIAVRGAAQDGHAWLPKARELGASMAIVEDAAAADAAGLPAIVVRDGRRAAAVAAAAGFDWPARQLLLVGVTGTNGKTTTVGLLRHLLDAPDAPAASIGTLGVLLGSAGEEMPGGGGLTTPGPVELQRLLRVLVDRGVRRVAMETSSHALDQRRVEGLVFAAAVFTNLTRDHLDYHGTMEAYRDAKLRLVGLLARDGVACINADDPAWRGIENAPRLLTWGSDAQAQVSARDVSFGSTGSRFLLVAPTGAHTVDLPLIGDFNVANALGAAAVALALGMSVSEVADKLSHAPQVPGRLERLRTAPTVLRDYAHTPDALERALLAVRPFTRAADAANDGNAAPSRLIVLFGCGGDRDRGKRPEMGRIAEQLADVTIVTSDNPRTEDPERILDDIEAGMTGQGHRRIADRREAIAEALRLAQPHDVIVLAGKGHETYQIRGTTSYPFDEREIVAELSHTILGESA
- a CDS encoding UDP-N-acetylmuramoyl-tripeptide--D-alanyl-D-alanine ligase encodes the protein MSRYSMAGTAYAAVPVVPPDAAHPYWTFERVAAALGTGPSMDAPLAGVSTDTRKIGRGDLFVALKGDRFDAHDFLAQAKDAGAAGFVVSDAEKAAGLGIPTYVVPDTLVALGQLATAWRRAWGRSVIAVAGSNGKTSTKELLKAALGRTFVVHATAGNLNNLIGVPLTLLAIPSDAEIAVVELGTNAPGEVATLRAIARPDVAVLTSIGEEHLEGLGDLAGVLREEADVFHGVTLAIVPEAHPEVRPLAAERAKAVVVAGLTGDGVVPTEWGLDEQGRPWLVVDGQRFALPLRGAHQAANAMLAIAAAQACGVPLADAAAGVAAMPVPNMRGVWESLGRATLINDAYNANPASMRAALDLLGRVGHGRQRVAILGSMRELGAQSAEQHRAVARAALASPAELIAGVGDFAAAFAEVAPGDARVVTALDLDALWPLLAPRLAPDAVMLLKASRGMQLERLVPPLTAWATSQ